A portion of the Cryptomeria japonica chromosome 5, Sugi_1.0, whole genome shotgun sequence genome contains these proteins:
- the LOC131028812 gene encoding fatty acyl-CoA reductase 2, chloroplastic, which translates to MTNMEALKVLCKDYPSLNSSSKKPCLEHKLSKHGTHFSRHSLRLYHPGRNSANFLALRATNSHVAMKERNGSVNEHSLYKGLGILDFLEAKNILVTGATGFLAKVVIEKILRTQPKVGKLFLIIKAKDSEAAFQRMKNEIICSELFRHLRGIYGRQFEEFVLTKLVPVAGDVSLDNLGIQVDVAENLARHVQIILNSAAITSFDARYDVALETNTRGPSRLMEFGKSCRQLQLFLHVSTAYVNGQREGRVVEKPFKMEENLAKGLEDAAALNILNEIELAKINLTFHQTRLLESKSSKAINDDGISQTMKDMALERARTYGWNDVYVFSKAMGEMLLDQNRGEIPLAIVRPSVIEGTYSDPFPGWIEGLRMVDPIIAYYAKGQLSALIADPNVAFDIVPVDMVANAILAVMAKHAGKSGLEVYQMASSAANPIFMGELFGMFHQYFRAHPYVDVRGKTIKAKDSLKLFGNMEDLSSHSINMSLNVNGHPFVQMEKQERIAMKVRARVNRQIGRIYQSYLTCKARFDNSNTNKLFQELSQEEREIFGFDVNRIDWNDYIMNVHIPGLLENVMMKRRSKAIEQERNPAAVPLLVIS; encoded by the exons ATGACGAATATGGAAGCTTTGAAGGTGCTGTGTAAAGATTATCCTTCTTTGAATTCTTCTTCTAAGAAGCCCTGTTTGGAGCATAAGCTCTCCAAGCATGGAACTCACTTTTCTAGGCATTCTTTACGTTTATATCATCCAGGAAGAAACTCAGCAAACTTCCTTGCACTTAGAGCTACAAATTCTCATGTAGCTATGAAAGAAAGAAATGGATCAGTGAATGAGCATTCATTGTACAAGGGCCTGGGTATACTTGATTTTCTTGAGGCCAAAAACATTCTGGTCACTGGTGCAACTGGTTTCCTTGCAAAAG TGGTGATTGAGAAAATACTAAGGACACAGCCAAAAGTTGGAAAGCTCTTTTTGATTATCAAGGCTAAAGATTCAGAGGCTGCATTTCAAAGGATGAAGAATGAA ATAATATGTTCGGAGTTATTCAGACATTTGAGAGGCATTTATGGAAGGCAGTTCGAGGAGTTTGTACTGACAAAACTTGTCCCTGTTGCTGGTGACGTTTCACTGGACAATCTAGGAATTCAAGTCGATGTGGCGGAAAATCTTGCTCGCCATGtacaaataattttaaattctGCTGCTATCACTTCATTTGATGCC AGGTATGATGTTGCTTTGGAGACAAATACAAGAGGACCGTCTCGGCTCATGGAATTTGGAAAAAGTTGCAGACAGCTACAACTCTTTCTGCATGTATCAACAG CATATGTCAATGGGCAAAGAGAAGGGAGGGTAGTCGAAAAACCATTCAAAATGGAAGAAAACCTAGCCAAAGGGCTAGAAGATGCTGCAGCTTTGAACATTCTAAATGAAATTGAATTAGCCAAAATAAATCTCACTTTTCATCAAACCAGACTGTTAGAATCTAAAAGCTCTAAAGCCATAAATGATGATGGTATTTCCCAAACAATGAAAGACATGGCTTTGGAAAG GGCAAGAACATATGGATGGAATGATGTTTATGTGTTTAGTAAGGCAATGGGAGAAATGTTATTAGACCAGAACAGAGGAGAAATCCCATTGGCTATTGTTAGACCTAGTGTGATTGAAGGAACCTACAGTGATCCATTTCCTGGATGGATAGAAGGCCTTCG AATGGTAGATCCGATAATTGCCTATTATGCAAAAGGCCAGCTCTCTGCCCTGATTGCTGATCCAAATGTGGCTTTTGATATT GTCCCAGTAGACATGGTTGCAAACGCAATACTTGCAGTAATGGCAAAACATGCTGGCAAATCTGGCCTGGAGGTTTATCAAATGGCTTCTTCTGCTGCAAATCCAATATTTATGGGAGAACTTTTTGGAATGTTTCATCAGTATTTTAGAGCCCATCCTTATGTTGATGTTAGGGGTAAAACAATAAAAGCAAAGGATTCTCTCAAGCTATTTGGCAACATGGAAGATCTCTCTTCTCATTCTATAAACATGTCATTAAAT GTAAATGGTCATCCTTTTGTTCAAATGGAAAAGCAAGAACGCATTGCTATGAAAGTAAGAGCCCGTGTGAACAGACAGATAGGCAGGATATACCAATCATATTTGACATGCAAAGCGAG aTTTGACAACTCAAACACAAATAAGTTATTCCAAGAACTCTCCCAAGAGGAAAGGGAAATATTTGGATTTGATGTAAATAGAATAGACTGGAACGATTACATTATGAACGTTCATATTCCAGGACTTCTTGAAAATGTTATGATGAAAAGAAGATCTAAAGCCATCGAACAAGAGAGGAATCCTGCTGCAGTCCCTCTATTGGTGATTTCTTAG